The Acidobacteriota bacterium DNA window CACGCAGCGGATTCGAAGCTGAAGAAATGCAGTTTGTCGCTTCCGTTGCGGAACTGCTCGCCCTTGCCGCTCGCCTCTCGGTTCGCACGCCGGATCTGCGGCCCGGGGTTATGCCGGCGGGACCGGAGCCGGTCGGCGAACAGATGGAGACAGCGCTGAAAAGCCGTGTCAGATCTCCTCTGACGGGTATTCTGGGCTCGGTGGAAATGCTCAGGTCCCGGCCGCAGGCGGATCAGGAGCAGGTAAACCGCTACCTGTCGATAATCGACCGCTCGGCTCGCAGGATCAGCGCATACCTGCATGAGGAGGCCGGAAGCTGAGCGCGTCCACGACGTAACCTGCCCGCGAGCCACGCAACGGTCCGGTCCGGGCCGCCACGAGATACCGCTTTACGGTCGTAAGGGGGACTCCCTGCCGTTTAAGAAACCGGTTGCCTTTTCCGGCTAATCAAGTATATTGGCCGGTGAGTCTTCGGGGTGAGGTGCAAATCCTCAACCGGCGGTCATAGCCCGCGAGCCGGATCGAGGTCCGGTTGAACCTGTGAAATTCAGGTGCCGACGGTTACAGTCCGGATGGGAGAAGATGGCGGTTGCTACATAGCTCGCCGTACCGAGCGCGAGCCCGGTCTGACCGTTACCCCGATGATTGTCGCGGGTAATTTTTTATGGGCGCGAAAGCGGACGAAGGATTCATGCGGCGGGCGCTCGAACTGGCGGTTCGAGGACGGGGGAAGACATCACCCAACCCGATGGTGGGGGCCGTTATCGTCAAGAACGGGCGGGTTGTCGGCGAAGGCTATCACCGCCGGGCGGGTGCTGATCACGCCGAGGTAGTCGCTCTCAGAGAGGCCGGCCGCCGCGCCCGGGGGGCTTGCATGTACGTGACGCTGGAACCCTGCTGTCACACCGGCAACACCGGGCCGTGCACCATCGCTCTTATCGACCATCGTATCGAGCGCGTGGTTTACGCGGTCAGGGACCCGGACCCCCGTGTCAGGGGCCGGGGAGCGCGCGAACTGAGACGAGCCGGTGTCACGGTCGAGCACGGCGTGCTGGGGAAAGATGCGGCACGCCTCAACGAGCAGTATTTTGGATTTCATCAGAACCGCCGACCGTTCATCATATTGAAAGCGGCGCAAACGCTTGATGGCCGGATCGCCACGGCAACGGGTGACTCCCGGTGGATTTCCGGTCGGCCGGCGCGCGTTTTTGCACACCGGCTGCGTTCCGAAGTCGACGGCGTGGTGGTTGGCATGGGAACGGTGAAGACCGACAACCCGGCGCTGACGGTCCGACTGGTGAAAGGCCGCAACCCCTATCGCATTGTTCTCTCCCGATCCCTCGATTTCCCGCGTACCTGCGAACTGCTCGACGACAACGAGGACTTCAAGACCGTCGTCGCCTCCACGGAAGCGGCCATCGAGCGGTTTGTCCGGCGTCGCCGGAACAGCGGGATCACTTTCTGGGTTATCAAGTCTGATCGACAACGGCTGCTTGACCTGAATGACTTTGTGGCCAAGGCCGCACGTTTCGGCATCCGGTCCCTGCTGGTAGAGGGTGGAAGCCGGCTGGCGACCTCGTTCGTGAAAGCCGGGCTGGTGGACAAGCTGGTGGTGGTCACGGCGCCGATGTTGATCGGGGAGGGGCGAAGTCTCGTGGGTGACCTGAAGATCCGGAAGCTGTCCCGGGCGATTGAACTGACCGACAGCTCATTTGAACGCTGCGGGAATGATGTCATCGTCACGGGATATCCAAAGAGGAGACGCTGAACGTGTTTACCGGGTTGATCGAAACAGTGGGAACGATCGCGGAGATCGGGTCGCGAGGCAACTACCGGATCATGACGCTCCGTTCGTCGATCGATTCCGCCGGTATCGTGATCGGTGAGTCCATTGCCTGTGACGGTGCCTGTTTAACGGTCGTGGCCACCCAGCCCGGTGTTTTCAGGGTCGAAGCGTCCCGAGAGACGCTTGCCAGGACGGTCCTGGGGCACTACCGGGTCGGCCGGGCGGTCAATATCGAGCGAGCCCTGACCGTGGGCAGCAGGCTCGGCGGGCATTTCGTCAGCGGTCACGTGGACGACACGGGGACGGTCGAATATCTCAAGCCGGTCGGAGAATCGTTTGAGCTGGGCGTCCGGTTCAACAAAGCGTATGATCGGCTTGTCGTCGAGAAGGGTTCGATTGCCATCAACGGCGTTTCCCTGACCGTTAACAGTTGCCGGTCTGGGCGAAGTGCCGTCAATCTGATCCCCTATACGCTTGAGCATACCAGCCTGAGCGGTCTTAGAACCGGGCACGGCGTCAACATTGAATTCGATATGATCGGCAAGTACGTTGTAAAACTGATGGCTGGTGACAAACAACCAGGGTTAACAATAGATAAACTCATCGAAAGTGGATGGTAGCATGACTGAAGATATCCGATTCAACGGTATTTCCGAGGCCGTAGAAGACGTGAGGAAGGGTAAGTTCGTGATCGTGGTCGATGACGAGGACCGTGAGAACGAGGGTGACCTGATCATGGCCGCCGAGGAAATAACCCCTGAGGCGGTCAATTTCCTTGCCACGCGCGGGCGCGGGTTGGTCTGCGTGCCCATGACTGAGGCGCGGATGGAAGCTCTTGGTTTGCGTCCGATGGTGGATCGCAACACGGCCAAGCACGGCACCCGTTTCGCGGTCTCGGTGGACGCGCTTGACGGCACGACGACCGGCATCTCGGCGCACGATCGGGCGGCGACTATCCGTAAGCTGGTCGATACGGATACGCGTCCCGAGGAGCTCGGCCGGCCGGGGCATGTTTTTCCGTTGCAGGCGGTGGCCGGGGGGGTGCTCTCCCGGGCCGGTCATACTGAAGCGGCCGTCGACCTGGCCCGTCTGGCCGGTTTTCAGCCGATCGGCGTGCTGTGCGAAATTATGGACGATGACGGCACGATGGCGCGAGTGCCTCGCCTGCATGAGATAGCCCGCAAGTACGATCTCAAAATGATAACCGTTCGCGACCTGATTGCCTACCGGCACCACACCGAGAA harbors:
- a CDS encoding riboflavin synthase, giving the protein MFTGLIETVGTIAEIGSRGNYRIMTLRSSIDSAGIVIGESIACDGACLTVVATQPGVFRVEASRETLARTVLGHYRVGRAVNIERALTVGSRLGGHFVSGHVDDTGTVEYLKPVGESFELGVRFNKAYDRLVVEKGSIAINGVSLTVNSCRSGRSAVNLIPYTLEHTSLSGLRTGHGVNIEFDMIGKYVVKLMAGDKQPGLTIDKLIESGW
- the ribD gene encoding bifunctional diaminohydroxyphosphoribosylaminopyrimidine deaminase/5-amino-6-(5-phosphoribosylamino)uracil reductase RibD, whose translation is MGAKADEGFMRRALELAVRGRGKTSPNPMVGAVIVKNGRVVGEGYHRRAGADHAEVVALREAGRRARGACMYVTLEPCCHTGNTGPCTIALIDHRIERVVYAVRDPDPRVRGRGARELRRAGVTVEHGVLGKDAARLNEQYFGFHQNRRPFIILKAAQTLDGRIATATGDSRWISGRPARVFAHRLRSEVDGVVVGMGTVKTDNPALTVRLVKGRNPYRIVLSRSLDFPRTCELLDDNEDFKTVVASTEAAIERFVRRRRNSGITFWVIKSDRQRLLDLNDFVAKAARFGIRSLLVEGGSRLATSFVKAGLVDKLVVVTAPMLIGEGRSLVGDLKIRKLSRAIELTDSSFERCGNDVIVTGYPKRRR
- a CDS encoding bifunctional 3,4-dihydroxy-2-butanone-4-phosphate synthase/GTP cyclohydrolase II, yielding MTEDIRFNGISEAVEDVRKGKFVIVVDDEDRENEGDLIMAAEEITPEAVNFLATRGRGLVCVPMTEARMEALGLRPMVDRNTAKHGTRFAVSVDALDGTTTGISAHDRAATIRKLVDTDTRPEELGRPGHVFPLQAVAGGVLSRAGHTEAAVDLARLAGFQPIGVLCEIMDDDGTMARVPRLHEIARKYDLKMITVRDLIAYRHHTEKLVHRLSVVGFPTAYGDFKLHLYGSDIDDHHHLALVKGDVAGKPDVLVRVHSQCLTGDVFGSHRCDCGPQLHKAMQRVEKEGTGVILYMRQEGRGIGLANKLFAYELQDAGRDTVEANEDLGFKADLRDYGVGAQILVDLGLNSIRLLTNNPRKVIGLKGYGLEITERVPLQTEPTRHNHRYLETKRDKLGHLLVLKKS